In a genomic window of Thermoproteota archaeon:
- a CDS encoding DNA double-strand break repair nuclease NurA, which yields MSNRSGRRYRLAGEGLDPVIGPYGRYHELLRSIASDLAENLSNIIKRVDELAPKLRDVLPIFELRGEDASSVRIAAVDAGANGKDLILGYQPVSVAVGAVFIGTMKDGDPVVATVKPPKSYFDDEEGSKFSSLLGYYLMYRLGITLLERSDVLILDGPLFLPRNYYGPRGRAHTRAYYEVYDATLRSLGELLRTARSMERIVVGIVKRIRSSYISGWLGLSGYSDSMLASSLLKEGEALGPIPINPRWEDVLTWLDDTRPYRPWSVFLRRGSKPTRMDLPEYALDDSEWLANILYSVSEPVTGLPIPLIAVDRLSKLTDRQASLIYRMMLSEMGCRDPDRVAMFSLQRGESD from the coding sequence ATGTCAAACCGATCGGGCAGGAGATACAGGCTAGCTGGCGAGGGGCTCGATCCGGTGATTGGACCCTATGGGAGGTACCACGAACTTCTGAGAAGTATAGCATCAGATCTCGCCGAGAACCTCTCCAACATCATCAAGAGGGTAGATGAACTCGCTCCAAAGCTTAGGGATGTGCTCCCCATCTTCGAGCTAAGGGGGGAAGATGCCTCCTCAGTGAGGATAGCCGCTGTGGACGCTGGAGCTAATGGGAAGGACCTGATCCTAGGTTACCAGCCGGTGAGTGTGGCAGTAGGTGCGGTGTTTATCGGGACGATGAAGGACGGCGATCCGGTGGTGGCTACGGTGAAGCCCCCCAAGTCCTACTTCGATGACGAGGAGGGCTCCAAGTTCTCCTCCCTTCTGGGCTACTATCTCATGTATAGGCTGGGCATAACCCTCTTGGAGAGGTCAGATGTCCTCATCTTGGACGGTCCCCTCTTCCTCCCCAGGAATTACTACGGGCCTAGGGGAAGAGCCCACACCAGGGCCTACTACGAGGTCTACGATGCGACCCTCCGCTCTCTTGGGGAGCTCTTGAGGACAGCCAGATCCATGGAGAGGATCGTGGTAGGGATAGTCAAGAGGATCAGGAGCTCGTACATCTCTGGATGGCTCGGGTTAAGCGGCTATTCCGACTCAATGCTCGCTTCCAGCCTGCTCAAAGAAGGCGAGGCCTTGGGGCCGATTCCCATAAACCCCAGGTGGGAGGATGTCCTCACTTGGCTGGACGACACGAGGCCCTACAGGCCTTGGTCCGTGTTCCTCAGGAGAGGTTCCAAACCCACGAGGATGGATCTTCCGGAGTACGCGCTCGACGACTCTGAATGGTTGGCCAACATCCTCTATAGTGTTTCCGAACCTGTTACGGGCCTCCCCATCCCGTTGATAGCTGTGGATAGGCTCTCCAAACTGACCGATAGGCAGGCCTCCCTCATCTACAGGATGATGCTCTCGGAGATGGGCTGCAGGGACCCGGATAGGGTGGCGATGTTCTCCCTTCAGAGGGGTGAGAGCGATTGA
- a CDS encoding cation:proton antiporter, which produces MASEIVQLALLGVLAIICPLIARKTGVPCVVVEIAMGIVIGRSFLNLVQPDLPWFSFLFDFGLIYLLFLAGLEVELEFLKENFFTSLLVGTAATLVPFLMGYALGKAIGVNPWLIGVVSSTTSVGVVLPTVLEMRHLLEVGGHSNPSFSDLLLGATAVSDMLSMFLLAFFVEGSNLSMDTIWVLLLLFLVLYPSYKLIKAYSRLTEKVQTLERRYHFSTRLSMVLMIIFAAMAEASGVHGVIGAFFAGVLVSELIYSSEYLLRNLASFGYALFLPAFFLLTGVKVNVVDAILKTNLWLLPGLIILSLLGKVLGVTVSARNVLGIKRSVVMGTIMWAKLSLVIAAAETGLRLGTIDDVLYSSLVLYSLVTAFGAPFLAKFLVNRWATGSEPE; this is translated from the coding sequence TTGGCGTCGGAGATAGTTCAGCTGGCTTTGTTGGGAGTCCTCGCCATTATCTGCCCACTCATAGCCAGAAAAACGGGAGTCCCCTGCGTCGTCGTGGAGATAGCCATGGGGATCGTGATAGGGCGGTCCTTCCTGAACTTAGTGCAGCCAGATCTCCCTTGGTTCTCGTTCCTCTTCGATTTTGGCCTTATATATCTGCTGTTCCTGGCCGGGCTTGAGGTGGAGCTCGAGTTCCTCAAGGAGAACTTCTTCACCTCGCTCTTAGTGGGCACTGCCGCTACCTTGGTGCCCTTCCTGATGGGGTACGCCCTAGGAAAGGCGATCGGAGTGAATCCCTGGCTTATAGGCGTAGTTTCCTCTACCACCTCCGTGGGCGTAGTCCTCCCGACGGTGCTTGAGATGAGGCATCTGCTGGAGGTAGGAGGACACAGCAACCCCTCCTTCTCCGATCTGCTGCTCGGGGCGACCGCTGTCTCGGACATGCTGAGCATGTTCCTACTCGCCTTCTTCGTGGAGGGCTCGAATCTCTCCATGGACACCATCTGGGTCCTCTTACTCCTCTTCCTAGTCCTTTATCCTTCCTACAAGCTGATAAAGGCGTACTCCAGGCTGACTGAGAAAGTTCAGACCCTAGAGAGGAGGTACCACTTCTCCACGAGGCTCAGCATGGTCCTCATGATAATATTTGCTGCCATGGCCGAGGCCTCTGGGGTTCACGGGGTGATAGGTGCCTTCTTCGCTGGCGTCTTGGTATCGGAGCTCATATACTCCAGTGAGTACCTACTCAGGAACCTAGCTTCCTTCGGATATGCTCTCTTCCTCCCAGCGTTCTTCCTCCTGACGGGGGTGAAGGTAAACGTGGTTGACGCGATCCTGAAGACGAATCTATGGCTCCTTCCCGGACTCATAATCTTGAGCCTGCTGGGAAAGGTTCTGGGTGTTACCGTATCTGCGAGGAACGTCCTTGGGATCAAGAGATCCGTGGTAATGGGTACAATAATGTGGGCCAAACTGAGCCTCGTCATAGCAGCTGCTGAAACAGGATTGAGGCTGGGAACAATAGATGACGTCCTTTACTCTTCTCTGGTACTTTACTCTCTCGTCACTGCCTTTGGAGCTCCCTTCTTGGCCAAGTTCCTAGTGAACAGGTGGGCCACGGGCAGCGAGCCAGAGTAG